Proteins found in one Kluyveromyces marxianus DMKU3-1042 DNA, complete genome, chromosome 2 genomic segment:
- the SIR4 gene encoding chromatin-silencing protein SIR4: MSIRRTYSDHKDGQLSLKQRQKHKRRSIGIESSEKYGYIPTIKFLRQKELERDRKIKEDGQLGQVSVSSPSMDSASSRKVEKPGKKAGWRLSSMLKSGASHSDRLKKLYVGSDSEIKIESPSSAAVPKPSTPVPKKAAAEPSGRTGIHEHFQKKRNGSPFQKTSRPMSANRLASQTRTFKNVNFAFETSLNEVDLNLLSKARASSSEAGGISKSSTPIPVAPPSQVRAPTPPQAKKVPSEVKQPSVAPKNASETKDLSSLLSSRLKMRKTLFNNKSAGIEKQTNNSVANKLDAPTTDHMERKENKKLDSEMISENSQQNAPDQRAPEQPAQQSQQSQQPQPIPQLDLRTASSPQGDSDSDTSSLSSVGEDEYKTVEQKSEILNVVEKNATDASPEPEFNLTKNGSESREEAGKLVELSDSSSDSSSESTSTDNASGHEVDDFQLLNSIRTRMVGPKVNKWKKLDKEKLTELMDYLVVNHTPLSARPTVSCSNDICNARNYESVEVHHLQKLPQRLKFIDLEAMTASSTEKASRTNNRVEKPRKNQPFNNGAVQKRRTRASQLHSEVPKRTIPLEEHPLNDIELAEENVNETLKSVDATSGTKNNVEIQQVQESLAGPTREEDPQLNPEGISEPKVNVSTVLQSELPLTSDDSKIDTRISGTDDAQAFSHEMVHENEFSSKLSRFDAAKCTDIEEMRREYIKLQNSMNDNGERLAEANIVNTDKTLVIEKLTQEIMQSEMKYASLVGVNHQLREKIKAMNSLQLKLMHELELAVAEPNLSEEQSNRSNDLENGSSNADSSLQHKRSNMFENTTKTTSTLTTTSEPPSEDSINELLSLTLLTHKASSKFTSCDLPETVGAEFRNLNHKLALVSFFLARMRNSNDNTNDKSQLMIENYNELTNASSPHCANFIQYAGNIQPIVHTQIPENNRDVSMKSSDKTSSTVPTEESVVEEEEAYNWRAENDKAKEKIKQLEDRIESMTKELEVEAKKGIYYKQLEDYVSPVVNYCAEKNITIKILMEKLSWINKMEMAIVRLSKERDFYLKRVKDLESSNVDPPPSHLVQENTRLKEAILRLHNERKKLLEVINKEKQDRKQIQKQSQKQDQKQGHKQVSSQNIKQGENQSENQHQNPLKIVYVDKDDYGKQNRKKNRNKNKNKSKKSGDDNKEENSSNVSNIQQ, from the coding sequence ATGTCAATTCGAAGGACATATAGCGATCATAAAGATGGGCAACTGTCTTTAAAGCAGCGGCAGAAacacaagagaagaagcattGGGATTGAATCTAGTGAGAAGTATGGTTACATACCGACAATTAAATTTCTACGACAAAAGGAGCTGGAGCGGGATCGgaaaattaaagaagatggGCAGCTAGGACAAGTTTCGGTATCTAGCCCATCGATGGATAGTGCATCGTCAAGAAAAGTTGAGAAGCCGGGGAAAAAAGCTGGCTGGAGGTTGTCAAGCATGCTTAAAAGTGGTGCATCACATTCTGATCGACTAAAGAAGCTTTATGTTGGCAGTGATAGTGAAATTAAGATTGAATCACCGTCATCAGCTGCAGTACCGAAGCCATCTACACCAGTACCGAAAAAAGCGGCAGCGGAACCATCTGGCAGGACAGGCATACATGAGcattttcaaaagaagCGGAATGGCTCGCCGTTCCAAAAGACTTCGCGCCCAATGAGTGCAAATAGATTAGCGTCACAGACAAGGACTTTTAAAAATGTCAATTTTGCGTTTGAAACGTCTTTGAACGAGGTGGATTTGAATCTATTGTCCAAAGCTAGagcttcatcttctgagGCGGGTGGAATTAGTAAAAGTAGTACACCAATACCAGTTGCACCTCCATCGCAGGTGCGAGCACCCACGCCACCACAAGCCAAAAAGGTTCCTTCTGAAGTAAAACAGCCGAGCGTCGCTCCAAAGAATGCCTCCGAAACAAAGGATTTATCCAGCTTACTTTCATCTCGCTTGAAAATGAGGAAAACTTTATTTAACAATAAGTCTGCGGGGATTGAGAAGCAAACGAATAATAGTGTTGCAAATAAGTTGGATGCGCCTACGACTGATCATATggagagaaaagagaataaaaaattaGACTCTGAGATGATTTCTGAAAATTCACAGCAGAATGCACCTGATCAAAGAGCTCCTGAACAGCCCGCGCAGCAGTCGCAGCAGTCGCAGCAGCCGCAGCCGATTCCTCAATTAGATCTGAGGACTGCTAGCAGTCCTCAAGGAGACTCGGACTCGGACACAAGTTCGTTATCTTCAGTGGGCGAAGACGAGTATAAGACCGTAGAACAGAAGTCAGAAATTTTGAACGTCGTTGAGAAGAATGCTACAGATGCAAGCCCAGAACCGGAATTCAATCTGACTAAAAATGGATCTGaatcaagagaagaagcgGGGAAACTTGTTGAATTATCAgattcatcttcagatTCGTCTTCAGAATCAACTTCGACTGATAACGCTTCAGGTCATGAAGTAGATGACTTCCAGTTACTCAACAGCATAAGAACTAGGATGGTGGGACCTAAAGTAaacaaatggaagaaaCTCGATAAAGAGAAACTCACGGAGTTAATGGACTACCTCGTGGTGAACCATACACCGCTTTCAGCGAGACCAACTGTGAGTTGTTCAAATGATATATGTAATGCAAGAAATTACGAGAGCGTCGAGGTTCACCATCTTCAGAAACTTCCCCAAAGGTTAAAGTTTATTGACTTAGAAGCTATGACAGCAAGTTCTACGGAGAAAGcatcaagaacaaataaCAGGGTGGAGAAACCAAGGAAAAACCAACCTTTTAACAACGGAGCAGTACAAAAGAGGAGAACACGCGCTTCTCAATTGCATTCAGAAGTACCTAAAAGAACGATTCCTTTGGAAGAACATCCCTTAAACGATATTGAATTAGCTGAAGAAAACGTTAATGAAACGTTGAAGTCAGTAGATGCAACATCTGgtacaaaaaataatgtGGAAATCCAACAAGTACAAGAAAGTCTCGCTGGGCCAactagagaagaagatccacAGTTAAATCCAGAAGGAATTTCAGAACCTAAAGTTAATGTTTCAACTGTATTACAATCGGAACTACCTCTGACATCGGATGACTCAAAAATTGACACAAGAATTTCTGGAACTGATGATGCTCAAGCGTTTTCGCACGAAATGGTTCATGAGAATgaattttcttcaaaactaTCGCGATTTGATGCCGCAAAATGCACTGACATTGAAGAGATGAGACGTGAATATATAAAATTACAGAACAGCATGAATGATAACGGGGAAAGGTTGGCAGAAGCAAATATTGTCAACACAGATAAGACCCTTGTCATCGAGAAATTAACTCAAGAAATTATGCAAtcagaaatgaaatatgCATCTCTTGTTGGCGTTAACCATCAATTGCGAGAAAAGATCAAGGCTATGAACTCCCTTCAACTAAAATTAATGCACGAGCTAGAGCTTGCTGTGGCAGAGCCTAATCTATCTGAGGAGCAAAGTAATAGATCTaatgatttggaaaacGGCTCTTCTAATGCGGATAGTTCACTTCAACACAAACGTTCTAATATGTTTGAAAATACTACGAAAACAACTTCAACTTTAACTACAACTTCAGAACCGCCTTCCGAAGATTCTATAAATGAGTTGTTATCACTAACTCTTCTGACACATAAAGCTTCAAGTAAGTTTACATCTTGTGACTTACCTGAAACTGTGGGAGCCGAATTTAGAAATCTCAACCACAAGTTAGCTCTAGTTAGTTTCTTCCTTGCGAGAATGAGAAATTCGAATGACAACACCAATGACAAATCACAACTCATGATCGAAAATTACAACGAACTCACCAATGCGTCTTCACCACACTGTGCAAACTTTATACAATATGCTGGTAATATTCAACCTATTGTTCATACGCAGATCCCAGAGAATAACCGTGATGTGAGTATGAAATCTTCAGACAAAACAAGCTCCACGGTGCCTACTGAAGAATCTGTCgtggaggaagaagaagcctATAATTGGAGAGCGGAAAATGATAAagcaaaggaaaaaattAAGCAATTGGAAGATAGAATCGAATCTATGACTAAGGAACTTGAGGtagaagcaaagaaaggCATATATTACAAGCAACTTGAAGATTATGTTAGTCCTGTGGTCAACTATTGTGCAGAGAAGAATATCACTATTAAAATTCTCATGGAGAAATTAAGCTGGATAAataaaatggaaatggcaATTGTAAGACtctcaaaagaaagagatttcTATTTAAAAAGAGTTAAAGATCTTGAGTCATCGAATGTCGATCCACCTCCATCTCATCTAGTGCAAGAAAATACTAGATTAAAGGAAGCGATATTGCGTTTGCATAACGAAAGGAAAAAGCTTTTAGAAGTGATAAACAAGGAGAAACAGGATCGGAAACAGATTCAGAAACAGAGTCAGAAACAGGACCAAAAACAGGGTCATAAACAGGTGTCAAGCCAGAATATAAAACAAGGTGAAAACCAGAGTGAAAATCAACATCAAAACCCGCTTAAAATTGTTTACGTAGATAAGGATGACTATGGGAAACAGAACcgcaaaaaaaatagaaacaaaaataagaaCAAAAGTAAAAAGAGCGGAGACGACAATAAAGAGGAAAATAGTTCTAATGTTTCTAATATCCAACAATAG
- the ADK1 gene encoding adenylate kinase ADK1 — MTQDLSHVPESIRMVLIGPPGAGKGTQAPNLKEKFCACHLATGDMLRSQVAKQTPLGIEAKKIMDDGKLVSDEIMINMIKDELSNNPECKKGFILDGFPRTIPQAEKLDEMLADQGRPLEKAVELKIDDELLVARITGRLVHPASGRSYHKLFNPPKVEMKDDLTGEPLVQRSDDNVEALKKRLSSYHKQTEPIVDFYKKTGIWAGVDASQPPKTVWSDILKCLGKN; from the coding sequence ATGACCCAAGATCTATCCCATGTTCCTGAATCCATTAGAATGGTCTTGATTGGCCCTCCAGGTGCCGGTAAGGGTACCCAAGCTCCAAACTTGAAGGAGAAGTTCTGTGCGTGCCACTTGGCCACTGGTGATATGTTGAGATCCCAAGTCGCCAAGCAAACCCCATTGGGTATTGAGGCCAAGAAAATTATGGACGATGGTAAGCTAGTCTCTGACGAAATCATGATCAACATGATCAAGGACGAACTATCCAACAACCCAGAGTGTAAGAAGGGTTTCATCTTGGACGGTTTCCCAAGAACCATTCCTCAAGCCGAGAAGTTGGACGAGATGTTGGCTGACCAAGGTAGACCATTGGAAAAGGCCGTTGAATTGAAGATTGACGACGAATTGTTGGTTGCCAGAATCACCGGTAGACTTGTGCACCCAGCTTCTGGTAGATCTTACCACAAGTTGTTCAACCCACCAAAGGTCGAGATGAAGGACGACTTGACTGGTGAGCCATTGGTTCAAAGATCCGACGATAACGTCGAGgccttgaagaagagattgTCTTCTTACCACAAGCAAACCGAGCCAATTGTCGACTTCTACAAGAAGACTGGTATCTGGGCTGGTGTTGACGCCTCCCAGCCACCAAAGACTGTCTGGTCCGACATCTTGAAGTGTTTGGGTAAGAACTAA
- the MSC3 gene encoding uncharacterized protein, producing the protein MVFGLSIGNKRRSSRVPDLSRYDYHYNGDGPSAGYYKSHDLSADAAFAASVNSGGRSRSMVNTSLRAGQGPGPRQGPGQGPGQGMAHHGTSFAPRKAAAGNSRVSSSRGGQRQRSGGPVPYGYGSNQGYAGSAQAARSYSLTSGRHVGGKQGKKQGKVGGSKASSRAGSLTNSIIIKTQEVKDMSGRTQSITTQTIRRVNGMEYVETTTQTTGALADDPQFHFQQFSENNGLSEEEEIGMESESESEPEPHTQPDAEHEYISGSEPESKPEPESEPEHEPELESEPESKPESKPESKPEPEAEDGEFADASEIIEEEDHTQFFAKVNKVKVDAAGAPLASHTGNNSTNNNNSNNNNNNKNINNNTNNNDNSNNDNSNTSVHDKKTHRKSAMSKRMTLRDSEVPDTTTTTESPVNHTYQGKRRVQAPPVVAPSSSRKVLTQEEMYAMALEIAQQRYAESQQQQQQRSLQGNGNAVPVQVQGERPSQSIKSAGSHSGMEPILEDTAENPVEGTTAAGSTGVSGAPVGAPAGGPAGGPAASGPSVASGVPVPVPTNEKSRRPKKKVKSLLDRVVQFSQENTLSQPSGKHRRGHRGQVDAQAQVQPQPQPQPQARPQPQVQPQPHAPVQTPAQTPAQTPVQTQTEAPQTLATTQETSSSSSLRHAGPQQEEEPAPVPAPNAQAEAQANHVTQAPAPAPAQAKGSPKKTSFFKKLFKTKDKHH; encoded by the coding sequence atggTATTTGGGTTATCTATAGGGAACAAGCGGCGAAGCAGTCGAGTTCCGGACCTTTCGCGGTACGATTATCATTATAATGGGGACGGGCCAAGTGCTGGGTATTATAAGAGTCATGATTTGTCTGCGGATGCGGCGTTTGCGGCTAGTGTGAATTCTGGAGGCCGGAGTAGATCGATGGTGAATACGTCGTTGCGAGCTGGGCAagggccagggccaagGCAAGGGCCAGGGCAAGGGCCAGGGCAAGGGATGGCGCACCACGGGACTAGTTTTGCGCCTAGGAAGGCAGCTGCTGGGAATTCGAgggtttcttcttctagaGGAGGACAACGGCAGAGAAGTGGTGGGCCGGTTCCGTATGGTTACGGGAGTAACCAAGGGTATGCAGGGAGTGCCCAGGCGGCGCGAAGCTATAGTCTCACGAGCGGTCGGCATGTTGGTGGTAAACAGGGCAAAAAACAAGGTAAAGTTGGGGGCAGCAAGGCGTCGAGCCGTGCGGGTTCTTTGACGAATTCGATTATCATCAAGACGCAGGAGGTCAAGGACATGTCTGGACGGACGCAATCGATCACGACGCAGACGATCAGACGGGTGAATGGGATGGAGTATGTAGAGACGACGACGCAGACTACCGGTGCGTTGGCGGACGATCCGCAGTTCCATTTCCAGCAATTTTCGGAGAATAATGGCTTATCGGAGGAGGAAGAGATAGGTATGGAGTCTGAGTCTGAATCTGAGCCTGAGCCTCATACTCAGCCTGATGCTGAGCATGAATATATTTCTGGATCGGAGCCCGAATCGAAGCCAGAGCCAGAGTCCGAGCCTGAGCACGAGCCCGAGCTTGAATCAGAGCCCGAATCGAAACCCGAATCGAAACCCGAATCGAAACCCGAACCAGAGGCAGAAGACGGTGAGTTTGCTGATGCATCTGAGAtcatagaagaagaagaccatACCCAGTTTTTCGCAAAGGTGAACAAAGTGAAGGTGGACGCTGCTGGGGCACCACTGGCGTCGCACACTGGGAATAACAGcactaataataacaatagtaataataataataataataaaaacatcaacaacaacactaataataacgataatagtaataatgataatagtAACACCAGTGTCCATGACAAAAAGACCCACAGAAAAAGCGCTATGTCAAAGAGAATGACGCTGAGAGATAGTGAGGTTCCGgatacaacaacaacaacggAAAGTCCAGTGAACCACACGTACCAGGGCAAGAGACGTGTTCAGGCACCACCAGTGGTAGcgccttcttcttcgcgCAAGGTGCTCACGCAGGAGGAAATGTATGCGATGGCTTTGGAGATTGCACAGCAAAGGTATGCGGAAAGccagcaacagcagcagcaaagaAGTCTGCAAGGAAATGGTAACGCTGTTCCAGTGCAGGTCCAAGGTGAAAGGCCCTCGCAGAGTATAAAGAGTGCGGGGTCTCATAGCGGAATGGAGCCTATACTTGAGGATACGGCAGAGAATCCAGTAGAGGGTACTACCGCTGCTGGTTCAACTGGCGTCTCTGGGGCCCCTGTTGGGGCCCCTGCTGGTGGCCCTGCTGGTGGCCCTGCTGCCTCTGGTCCTTCCGTGGCCTCTGGTGTACCAGTGCCCGTTCCCACAAACGAAAAGAGCAGGCGTCCTAAAAAGAAGGTCAAGAGTCTTCTCGACCGGGTGGTACAGTTTAGCCAGGAGAATACACTAAGCCAGCCGTCTGGCAAACATAGAAGGGGCCATCGAGGACAAGTTGATGCCCAGGCACAGGTACAGCCTCAGCCTCAGCCTCAGCCTCAGGCCAGGCCACAACCACAGGTCCAGCCACAACCTCATGCTCCTGTACAGACTCCAGCCCAGACACCAGCCCAGACTCCCGTCCAAACGCAGACAGAAGCCCCACAAACACTTGCTACCACGCAAGAGACCAGCTCTTCGTCGTCGCTACGACATGCCGGGCCGCAACAAGAGGAGGAGCCAGCGCCTGTGCCAGCACCAAATGCCCAGGCCGAGGCCCAGGCGAATCACGTGACCCAAGCcccagctccagctccagcaCAGGCTAAAGGCTCCCCCAAAAAGACATCGTTCTTCAAGAAACTATTCAAGACCAAGGACAAACACCACTGA
- the HTA1 gene encoding histone H2A, whose translation MSGKGGKAGSAAKASQSRSAKAGLTFPVGRVHRLLRKGNYAQRIGSGAPVYLTAVLEYLAAEILELAGNAARDNKKTRIIPRHLQLAIRNDDELNKLLGNVTIAQGGVLPNIHQNLLPKKSTKAKASQEL comes from the coding sequence atgTCCGGAAAAGGTGGTAAAGCTGGTTCTGCTGCTAAGGCTTCTCAATCTAGATCTGCCAAGGCAGGTTTGACCTTCCCAGTTGGTAGAGTGCATAGACTTTTGAGAAAGGGTAACTACGCTCAAAGAATCGGTTCTGGTGCTCCAGTGTACTTGACAGCtgttttggaatatttggCTGCTGAAATCTTGGAATTGGCTGGTAACGCTGCTAGAGACAACAAGAAGACCAGAATCATCCCAAGACACTTGCAATTGGCCATCAGAAACGATGACgaattgaacaagttgttgGGTAACGTGACTATCGCACAAGGTGGTGTTTTGCCAAACATTCACCAGAACTTGTTGCCAAAGAAGTCTACCAAGGCCAAGGCTTCCCAAGAGTTGTGA
- the HTB1 gene encoding histone H2B yields MSAKASKAPASKAPAEKKPAAKKTASSVDPSKKRNKARKETYSSYIYKVLKQTHPDTGISQKSMSILNSFVNDIFERIATESSKLAAYNKKSTISAREIQTAVRLILPGELAKHAVSEGTRAVTKYSSSTQA; encoded by the coding sequence ATGTCCGCTAAAGCATCCAAGGCCCCAGCCTCCAAGGCTCCAGCTGAAAAGAAGCCAGCTGCTAAGAAGACCGCTTCTTCCGTTGACCCatccaagaagagaaacaagGCCAGAAAGGAGACTTACTCCTCTTACATCTACAAGGTTTTGAAGCAAACCCATCCAGACACTGGTATTTCCCAAAAGTCGATGTCTATCTTGAACTCTTTTGTCAACGATATCTTCGAGAGAATTGCTACCGAATCTTCCAAGTTGGCTGCCTACAACAAGAAGTCTACTATTTCTGCCAGAGAAATCCAAACTGCTGTGAGATTGATCTTGCCAGGTGAGTTGGCCAAGCATGCTGTTTCTGAAGGTACCAGAGCTGTGACGAAGTACTCTTCTTCGACACAGGCTTAA
- the SPO71 gene encoding Spo71p has protein sequence MDEKLHEVLDIVLSDEKLLGYLQENGIICDRDVNQIRIPKHSFTSHQLTYCTVDEVSQNHQSVLVGGIPAIWNMQHSYGLFQMVEKLSDFRLRKRIKYVYERTRRREAKILGWRQHNSAGQLRKFEESAKPSKQVMMYNGTNTDVEDDESCYNTDDSLAASDLPSSSESARASASASSSTSTSIDALPSGVVTNPVNSEPAPRFASILGKPNSNSNNNNNNNGVANVKVVVNDYDSDNSGAGIGIEAYSPVSNRGARNALGSTRSRTRRDRSVSPARSLRSTTSSRDPITVLRPIPQKITLEEEMRIKNSSKQYTALKAIGKRIADNFPEKKTDNFVDRYPNGYNSGSSNIILDTSRLNKVIKMEKMLVMVKEALSAKVVPSHFSEDEPVDTRIYQRWKEYIVVARATGNPNAPIKLQFYTSSKIKTVDTRQKKPWHCKMEFDLDKTCLIEFYNSLDKSLCIVKQDDELTQEIRFSENNKKKANLKKPYDPLQIFILRCDNLISSSRWLVFLRSSIGQTSKFHKINVHIPTIDFSLDIDLPKHVLNQLAKKAEEEEDTMKIFFLSKGYLVLQLPIIRFLRLAIREMVLKLGYKEAALQWDKPSVLMGICWKHYDRLEWAFGNQADILYGSFVMRKSHTVEYRHLQTYPKSVEISVDREEDTDISNGNNEVSNYVLLEPPPIEGFLSQNTIKYHNSTVGLSQPYFKISYWFTSNNLLFVMRSAKATPPLPDEEIVDPFGFVKDKNKLQDLLKSIPKIYESNPYTLNENGHIEWLNDKMTDEEFSKRDKTAARSFLRKVSSILKADSCIDMTSVLEIRPFNHTLINNQTFKVWNEANNLIWKNNMPVEETKSSIIELVLDNKTSKLLLAPDPESCAEWMSRLKDISFYWKKRLAKDRQLLWDLKFKNLNTFNITEQEEKHISAFAPKWMTEVSVTDDNIYNVSAHAMAHPIIHQGLIYQKSRKHSVFKKEFMILIPGFVLLFHCFERSVRGYAKNSTEYRHSLTFPIEKCYVYSGALTEQELLKRDKEFNSINPGSHSLSRVYTDGWRN, from the exons ATGGACGAGAAACTTCACGAGGTGCTTGACATTGTATTGAGTGATGAGAAGTTGTTAGGGTATCTCCAAGAGAATGGCATCATCTGTGATAGAGACGTAAATCAGATCAGAATACCGAAACACTCGTTCACTTCGCACCAGCTCACGTACTGTACCGTAGATGAGGTATCACAGAACCACCAGAGCGTGTTGGTGGGCGGGATTCCGGCTATTTGGAACATGCAGCACTCATATGGGTTGTTCCAGATGGTTGAGAAGCTCTCTGATTTTAGGTTGAGGAAGAGAATTAAGTATGTGTACGAGAGGACCAGGAGACGGGAGGCGAAGATCCTAGGCTGGAGGCAGCATAATAGTGCGGGTCAGCTACGgaagtttgaagaaagtgCGAAACCTTCGAAGCAGGTGATGATGTACAATGGCACAAACACTGACGTAGAGGATGATGAATCATGTTACAATACGGATGATTCATTGGCGGCCAGCGATCTGCCGTCATCTAGTGAAAGTGCCAGGGCCAGTGCCAGTGcaagcagcagcaccagtACCAGCATCGACGCATTGCCATCTGGTGTGGTTACAAACCCGGTGAACTCAGAACCTGCGCCGAGATTTGCATCTATTTTAGGGAAACccaatagtaatagtaataataataataataataatggaGTTGCAAACGTTAAAGTTGTTGTCAATGACTATGACAGCGACAACAGTGGGGctggaattggaattgaaGCTTACTCCCCTGTTTCCAATAGAGGAGCCAGAAACGCTTTAGGGTCAACTAGAAgcagaacaagaagagatcGTTCTGTTAGCCCTGCGAGATCGCTGAGAAGTACTACCTCAAGTAGAGACCCGATTACAGTCCTTAGACCAATCCCTCAGAAAATAACACTAGAGGAAGAAATGCGCATCAAAAACTCATCTAAGCAGTACACCGCTTTGAAGGCTATTGGGAAAAGGATCGCAGATAACTTCCCAGAGAAGAAAACGGATAACTTCGTGGACAGGTATCCGAACGGTTACAACAGCGGCAGCAGTAACATTATCTTGGATACATCAAGGCTCAATAAAGTTATCAAGATGGAAAAAATGCTAGTTATGGTCAAGGAAGCATTATCGGCAAAAGTGGTGCCATCACATTTCTCCGAAGATGAACCGGTGGATACAAGAATTTACCAAAGGTGGAAAGAgtatattgttgttgcaagAGCCACAGGGAATCCAAATGCGCCTATCAAATTGCAATTCTACACATCAAGTAAAATTAAGACAGTGGACACAAGGCAAAAGAAACCATGGCATTGTAAGATGGAATTCGATTTGGACAAAACTTGCCTAATTGAATTCTACAACTCTTTGGACAAGAGTCTTTGCATTGTCAAACAGGATGATGAACTAACACAAGAAATACGCTTTTCGGAAAataacaagaaaaaggcaaacttgaagaaaccCTACGACCCATTACAAATCTTTATCCTAAGATGTGATAATCTCATATCTTCAAGCAGATGGTTAGTCTTCTTGCGATCTAGTATTGGTCAAACGTCAAAATTCCACAAGATTAATGTTCACATTCCTACCATCGATTTTTCCCTTGACATAGATTTACCCAAACATGTTCTAAATCAACTAGCTAAAAAGgccgaagaagaagaagatacgatgaagatcttctttttgagtAAGGGATACCTGGTTTTGCAGCTTCCTATTATAAGATTCTTGAGACTTGCCATTCGAGAAATGGTTTTAAAGCTCGGTTACAAAGAGGCGGCTCTTCAATGGGATAAACCCAGTGTCTTAATGGGGATTTGTTGGAAACATTATGATAGATTGGAATGGGCTTTTGGGAACCAAGCAGACATATTGTACGGATCCTTCGTGATGAGAAAATCACATACCGTCGAGTACAGACACTTGCAAACGTATCCAAAATCGGTAGAGATAAGCGTTgatagagaagaagatacaGATATCAGTAATGGAAACAATGAGGTATCAAACTATGTACTACTAGAACCTCCTCCAATTGAAGGCTTTTTATCTCAAAATACGATAAAATATCACAATTCGACTGTTGGGCTATCTCAACCATATTTTAAGATCTCCTATTGGTTCACTTCAAATAATCTCTTATTCGTAATGAGGTCAGCAAAGGCCACACCACCATTACCAGACGAAGAAATTGTCGATCCTTTTGGGTTTGTCAAGGATAAGAATAAATTACAAGATCTCTTAAAGAGCATTCCAAAAATATATGAATCCAACCCTTACACATTAAACGAAAATGGGCATATAGAGTGGCTAAATGATAAAATGACAGATGAAGAGTTTAGCAAACGTGATAAAACTGCCGCAAGGTCATTTCTAAGAAAAGTCTCATCAATTCTTAAGGCAGATAGCTGTATCGATATGACTAGCGTACTAGAAATTAGACCATTCAACCACACTTTAATAAACAATCAAACCTTCAAAGTATGGAATGAGGCCAATAATCTAATATGGAAAAACAATATGCCGgttgaagaaaccaaatcaTCCATCATTGAATTGGTCCTTGATAATAAAACCAGTAAATTGCTTCTAGCTCCTGATCCTGAATCTTGTGCAGAGTGGATGTCAAGACTAAAGGATATATCCTTCTACTGGAAAAAACGCTTGGCTAAAGATCGGCAACTTCTATGGGATTTAAAGTTCAAGAATCTCAATACATTCAATATCACAGAACaggaagaaaaacataTATCTGCCTTTGCTCCAAAATGGATGACAGAAGTTTCGGTAACTGAcgataatatatataatgttAGTGCACACGCTATGGCTCATCCTATTATTCACCAAGGTCTCATATATCAGAAATCTCGGAAGCATTCTGTGTTTAAAAAAGAGTTTATGATATTAATTCCAGGATTTGTGTTACTCTTCCATTGCTTTGAGAGGTCTGTCAGAGGATATGCGAAGAACAGTACAGAGTACAGGCACTCTCTGACATTTCCAATTGAGAAATGTTACGTATATTCTGGAGCACTAACAGAGCAAGAGCTTTTAAAACGTGATAAAGAGTTCAACTCCATTAACCCAGGATCACACTCGTTATCAAGAGTGTACACCGACGGTTGGAGAA ATTAG